Proteins co-encoded in one Malus sylvestris chromosome 9, drMalSylv7.2, whole genome shotgun sequence genomic window:
- the LOC126634608 gene encoding uncharacterized protein LOC126634608: MAGTGIHPYHQQWQPAAAAPPPPPPAVGSIAPPPPHHLVDNPNRPLTDEVRTIFITGLPEDVKEREIQNLLRWLPGYEASQVNNKGEKPMSFALFSTAHQAIAAKDALQGMIFDSESKAVLHTEMAKKNLFVKRGIVGDTSPYDQSKRLRTGGDYSQAGYSSPSPFHPPPPPVWGPHGYMAPPPPTYDPYGGYPVPPVQMHPPPPVPAPSSYVPVLNTKDNPPCNTLFIGNLGETINEEELRGLFSSQPGFKQMKILRQERHTVCFIEFEDVNSATNVHHALQGAVIPSSGSVGMRIQYSKNPFGKRKDGNHPGAVPAANGAPPAMTYQ, translated from the exons ATGGCCGGCACTGGGATCCACCCGTACCACCAGCAATGGCAGCCCGCAGCCGCCGCTCCTCCGCCTCCCCCTCCGGCTGTTGGCTCTAtagctcctcctcctcctcaccaCCTCGTCGACAACCCCAACCGACCCCTTACCGATGAGGTTCGCACCATATTCATCACTGGTCTTCCTGAGGAtgtgaaggagagagagatacaGAACCTCCTGAGATGGTTGCCAGGATACGAGGCCTCGCAGGTCAACAACAAGGGCGAGAAGCCTATGAGTTTCGCGCTCTTTTCCACTGCTCATCAAGCCATTGCTGCCAAAGACGCCCTTCAG GGTATGATTTTCGATTCGGAGTCGAAGGCTGTGCTGCACACGGAGATGGCAAAGAAGAATCTTTTTGTTAAAAGAG GAATTGTAGGCGATACAAGCCCTTATGATCAGAGTAAACGTTTGCGAACTGGTGGTGACTACTCACAGGCTGGCTATAGCAGTCCATCTCCTTttcatcctcctcctccacctgTTTGGGGGCCACACGG GTATATGGCTCCACCACCTCCTACGTATGATCCATATGGTGGTTATCCTGTTCCTCCAGTACAAAtgcatcctcctcctcctgtaCCAGCACCGAGTAGTTATGTACCTGTTCTG AACACTAAAGATAACCCACCGTGCAATACCTTATTTATTGGAAATCTGGGAGAGACAATTAATGAGGAAGAACTGAGGGGCCTTTTCAGCTC ACAACCTGGATTTAAGCAAATGAAGATCTTAAGACAAGAAAGGCATACTGTTTGTTTCATTGAGTTTGAA GATGTGAACAGTGCCACCAATGTACACCATGCTTTGCAGGGTGCTGTTATCCCCAGTTCTGGTTCTGTAGGCATGAGAATACA